The proteins below are encoded in one region of Pseudonocardia sp. DSM 110487:
- a CDS encoding LysR family transcriptional regulator: MTARARQPAVHLANLDLNLLVALRELLRERNVTRAAARIGISQPAASAALSRLRRHFDDELLVRARSGYTLSPLAMQLAEQVETVCAAAERLFATGSAFDPSTSRREFTLLMADYTIAVLGRHLSTAIGAQAPGVDLHVRLVREAFALDFAETITLIDGMVSPPVDRFELPSVHSVELFTDRWVCIADAANPDVADGITIDRLAELPWVAPFQPDRGNPTAAPMSRQLALFGIRPDIRVRVESYQAVPHLVAGTDRVALLQERLAAQVAGPLGLRVLPCPGDPEPIVERFWWHADRDGDPAHRWLRETVIVAATRL; this comes from the coding sequence TTGACGGCTCGCGCGCGGCAGCCGGCCGTCCACCTCGCCAACCTCGACCTGAACCTCCTGGTCGCGCTGCGCGAGCTGCTGCGCGAACGGAACGTCACGCGCGCGGCGGCGCGGATCGGCATCTCGCAGCCCGCGGCGAGCGCGGCGCTGTCGCGGCTGCGCCGGCACTTCGACGACGAGCTACTGGTCCGCGCGCGCTCCGGTTACACGCTCTCGCCGCTCGCGATGCAGCTCGCCGAGCAGGTCGAGACGGTGTGCGCCGCGGCCGAGCGGCTCTTCGCGACGGGCAGCGCGTTCGACCCGAGCACCTCACGCCGGGAGTTCACGCTCCTCATGGCCGACTACACGATCGCGGTGCTCGGCCGGCACCTGTCGACCGCGATCGGCGCGCAGGCACCCGGCGTCGACCTGCACGTGCGGCTCGTGCGGGAGGCGTTCGCCCTCGACTTCGCCGAGACGATCACCCTGATCGACGGCATGGTCTCGCCGCCGGTCGACCGCTTCGAGCTGCCGTCCGTGCACTCGGTCGAGCTGTTCACCGACCGCTGGGTCTGCATCGCCGACGCCGCCAACCCGGACGTCGCCGACGGCATCACGATCGACCGGCTCGCCGAGCTGCCGTGGGTGGCGCCGTTCCAGCCCGACCGCGGCAACCCGACGGCCGCCCCGATGAGCCGGCAGCTGGCGCTCTTCGGCATCCGCCCCGACATCCGCGTGCGCGTCGAGAGCTACCAGGCGGTGCCCCACCTCGTGGCCGGCACCGACCGGGTCGCGCTGCTCCAGGAACGGCTCGCCGCGCAGGTGGCCGGCCCGCTCGGGCTGCGCGTTCTGCCCTGCCCCGGCGACCCCGAGCCGATCGTCGAGCGCTTCTGGTGGCACGCCGACCGCGACGGCGACCCCGCGCACCGGTGGCTGCGCGAGACCGTGATCGTCGCGGCGACTCGCCTCTGA